A single region of the Montipora capricornis isolate CH-2021 chromosome 13, ASM3666992v2, whole genome shotgun sequence genome encodes:
- the LOC138029873 gene encoding uncharacterized protein isoform X1 produces the protein MQTQKKTSGKRTNQSPRTVTLIITMNPQALKKRSLRKDKEKIARVFSRIAVIPYNKVATKNKLGESMTFQSEMKPLIERAIQSIGTILELSVAFASMQSDVLFEEVLELSNELSDLDMRAQFNYSLLLFSTGKVNMFFKHKFVARKCACGEALGFKVAAMLQFISVSDVQMKGDVLRSFVRRKGIGCNGVKLRFADTTQHHSTHIRRRFLPTDLLAKLDSAVTGTINQEDAGPLDTIIQDTASSEGQEETGPLDTTIQDIASSVTETEVLEEAAPLDTTIQDTASSVTGTIDQAGAGPVDNIIQDTVSSEVREDAGPFDINFKDTAASAKAIPRCRHVKRPRNILEDNLSGHFKPSGKRSRRLKLQ, from the exons ATGCAG ACACAGAAAAAGACAAGTGGGAAAAGAACAAATCAGAGTCCAAGGACAGTTACACTGATCATAACCATGAATCCACAAGCTCTCAAGAAAAGGTCCTTAAGGAAGGACAAGGAAAAAATAGCAAG GGTCTTCTCAAGGATAGCAGTTATCCCCTATAATAAGGTTGCAACCAAAAATAAGTTGGGGGAATCCATGACATTCCAGTCAGAAATGAAACCACTGATAGAGAGAGCCATCCAAAGTATTGGGACTATTCTCGAATTAAGTGTTGCATTTGCATCAATGCAATCTGATGTTCTGTTTGAAGAAGTTCTGGAGTTGAGTAATGAGCTGAGTGATCTTGACATGAGAGCTCAGTTCAATTATTCCTTGTTGCTTTTCTCAACTGGAAAG GTTAACATGTTCTTCAAGCATAAATTTGTTGCAAGGAAATGTGCATGTGGTGAAGCATTAGGCTTCAAAGTGGCAGCAATGCTCCAATTTATAAGTGTAAGCGATGTTCAAATGAAAGGAGATGTCCTCAGGAGTTTCGTAAGACGAAAGGGCATAGGATGCAATGGTGTCAAATTAAGATTTGCAGATACAACTCAGCACCATAGCACCCACATTAGGAGACGTTTTCTGCCAACTGATTTACTGGCAAAGCTTGACAGTG CAGTGACTGGGACAATCAATCAAGAAGATGCTGGTCCCCTGGACACTATCATCCAAGACACTGCTTCATCAG AAGGACAGGAAGAAACAGGTCCCTTGGACACTACCATCCAAGACATTGCTTCATCAG tgACTGAGACAGAAGTACTGGAAGAAGCAGCTCCCTTGGACACTACCATCCAAGACACTGCCTCATCAG TGACTGGGACAATCGATCAAGCAGGTGCTGGTCCCGTGGACAATATCATCCAAGACACTGTTTCATCAG AAGTACGGGAAGATGCAGGTCCCTTCGATATTAACTTCAAAGACACTGCTGCATCAG CTAAGGCAATCCCAAGATGCAGACATGTGAAAAGACCCAGGAACATATTGGAAGACAATTTGTCTGGCCACTTCAAACCCAGTGGGAAAAGAAGTCGCAGACTTAAACTTCAATAA
- the LOC138029873 gene encoding uncharacterized protein isoform X2 — protein sequence MNPQALKKRSLRKDKEKIARVFSRIAVIPYNKVATKNKLGESMTFQSEMKPLIERAIQSIGTILELSVAFASMQSDVLFEEVLELSNELSDLDMRAQFNYSLLLFSTGKVNMFFKHKFVARKCACGEALGFKVAAMLQFISVSDVQMKGDVLRSFVRRKGIGCNGVKLRFADTTQHHSTHIRRRFLPTDLLAKLDSAVTGTINQEDAGPLDTIIQDTASSEGQEETGPLDTTIQDIASSVTETEVLEEAAPLDTTIQDTASSVTGTIDQAGAGPVDNIIQDTVSSEVREDAGPFDINFKDTAASAKAIPRCRHVKRPRNILEDNLSGHFKPSGKRSRRLKLQ from the exons ATGAATCCACAAGCTCTCAAGAAAAGGTCCTTAAGGAAGGACAAGGAAAAAATAGCAAG GGTCTTCTCAAGGATAGCAGTTATCCCCTATAATAAGGTTGCAACCAAAAATAAGTTGGGGGAATCCATGACATTCCAGTCAGAAATGAAACCACTGATAGAGAGAGCCATCCAAAGTATTGGGACTATTCTCGAATTAAGTGTTGCATTTGCATCAATGCAATCTGATGTTCTGTTTGAAGAAGTTCTGGAGTTGAGTAATGAGCTGAGTGATCTTGACATGAGAGCTCAGTTCAATTATTCCTTGTTGCTTTTCTCAACTGGAAAG GTTAACATGTTCTTCAAGCATAAATTTGTTGCAAGGAAATGTGCATGTGGTGAAGCATTAGGCTTCAAAGTGGCAGCAATGCTCCAATTTATAAGTGTAAGCGATGTTCAAATGAAAGGAGATGTCCTCAGGAGTTTCGTAAGACGAAAGGGCATAGGATGCAATGGTGTCAAATTAAGATTTGCAGATACAACTCAGCACCATAGCACCCACATTAGGAGACGTTTTCTGCCAACTGATTTACTGGCAAAGCTTGACAGTG CAGTGACTGGGACAATCAATCAAGAAGATGCTGGTCCCCTGGACACTATCATCCAAGACACTGCTTCATCAG AAGGACAGGAAGAAACAGGTCCCTTGGACACTACCATCCAAGACATTGCTTCATCAG tgACTGAGACAGAAGTACTGGAAGAAGCAGCTCCCTTGGACACTACCATCCAAGACACTGCCTCATCAG TGACTGGGACAATCGATCAAGCAGGTGCTGGTCCCGTGGACAATATCATCCAAGACACTGTTTCATCAG AAGTACGGGAAGATGCAGGTCCCTTCGATATTAACTTCAAAGACACTGCTGCATCAG CTAAGGCAATCCCAAGATGCAGACATGTGAAAAGACCCAGGAACATATTGGAAGACAATTTGTCTGGCCACTTCAAACCCAGTGGGAAAAGAAGTCGCAGACTTAAACTTCAATAA
- the LOC138029873 gene encoding uncharacterized protein isoform X3, which translates to MTFQSEMKPLIERAIQSIGTILELSVAFASMQSDVLFEEVLELSNELSDLDMRAQFNYSLLLFSTGKVNMFFKHKFVARKCACGEALGFKVAAMLQFISVSDVQMKGDVLRSFVRRKGIGCNGVKLRFADTTQHHSTHIRRRFLPTDLLAKLDSAVTGTINQEDAGPLDTIIQDTASSEGQEETGPLDTTIQDIASSVTETEVLEEAAPLDTTIQDTASSVTGTIDQAGAGPVDNIIQDTVSSEVREDAGPFDINFKDTAASAKAIPRCRHVKRPRNILEDNLSGHFKPSGKRSRRLKLQ; encoded by the exons ATGACATTCCAGTCAGAAATGAAACCACTGATAGAGAGAGCCATCCAAAGTATTGGGACTATTCTCGAATTAAGTGTTGCATTTGCATCAATGCAATCTGATGTTCTGTTTGAAGAAGTTCTGGAGTTGAGTAATGAGCTGAGTGATCTTGACATGAGAGCTCAGTTCAATTATTCCTTGTTGCTTTTCTCAACTGGAAAG GTTAACATGTTCTTCAAGCATAAATTTGTTGCAAGGAAATGTGCATGTGGTGAAGCATTAGGCTTCAAAGTGGCAGCAATGCTCCAATTTATAAGTGTAAGCGATGTTCAAATGAAAGGAGATGTCCTCAGGAGTTTCGTAAGACGAAAGGGCATAGGATGCAATGGTGTCAAATTAAGATTTGCAGATACAACTCAGCACCATAGCACCCACATTAGGAGACGTTTTCTGCCAACTGATTTACTGGCAAAGCTTGACAGTG CAGTGACTGGGACAATCAATCAAGAAGATGCTGGTCCCCTGGACACTATCATCCAAGACACTGCTTCATCAG AAGGACAGGAAGAAACAGGTCCCTTGGACACTACCATCCAAGACATTGCTTCATCAG tgACTGAGACAGAAGTACTGGAAGAAGCAGCTCCCTTGGACACTACCATCCAAGACACTGCCTCATCAG TGACTGGGACAATCGATCAAGCAGGTGCTGGTCCCGTGGACAATATCATCCAAGACACTGTTTCATCAG AAGTACGGGAAGATGCAGGTCCCTTCGATATTAACTTCAAAGACACTGCTGCATCAG CTAAGGCAATCCCAAGATGCAGACATGTGAAAAGACCCAGGAACATATTGGAAGACAATTTGTCTGGCCACTTCAAACCCAGTGGGAAAAGAAGTCGCAGACTTAAACTTCAATAA